One window of Paroedura picta isolate Pp20150507F chromosome 2, Ppicta_v3.0, whole genome shotgun sequence genomic DNA carries:
- the LOC143828711 gene encoding LOW QUALITY PROTEIN: olfactory receptor 8U3-like (The sequence of the model RefSeq protein was modified relative to this genomic sequence to represent the inferred CDS: substituted 1 base at 1 genomic stop codon), giving the protein MADANYSKTVVKEFILLGITDRPDLQIPLFGVFFLIYVITVIGNLGIIILIRIDTQLHSPMYFFLSHLAFVDLCYSSVIAPKMLANFLATKKTISYNGCAAQLGCFLTFMTTEFFLLAVMAYDRYVAICNPLLYQTIMSQRMCIQLIAAPYIYSFGVALFHTIVTFRLSFCSANVINHFYCDDLPLLALSCSDTSTKQILIYVFAGFGFICSLLIVLISYIFILSAILRISSAQGXHKAFSTCVSHLTAVTIFYGTLIFMYLQPSTNHSLETDKIASIFYTLVIPMLNPLIYSLRNKEVKDALKRTTQRILIVL; this is encoded by the coding sequence ATGGCAGATGCAAACTACAGCAAGACAGTGGTAAAAGAGTTCATTCTCTTAGGGATCACTGACCGTCCAGACCTGCAGATCCCTCTTTTTGGAGTATTCTTTCTGATCTATGTTATCACTGTGATAGGAAATCTGGGGATCATTATCTTAATCAGAATTGATACCCAGCTTCATtctcccatgtacttcttcctcagcCATCTGGCTTTTGTGGACCTTTGCTATTCCTCTGTCATTGCCCCTAAAATGCTGGCAAACTTTTTAGCAACAAAGAAAACCATTTCATACAATGGCTGTGCAGCACAGTTGGGCTGCTTCCTAACATTCATGACAACAGAGTTTTTTCTCCTGGCAGTGATGGCCTATGACCGCTATGTGGCCATCTGTAACCCACTCCTTTATCAAACTATCATGTCCCAGAGAATGTGCATCCAATTGATAGCTGCTCCTTATATATATAGTTTTGGTGTTGCTCTGTTTCATACCATAGTTACATTCCGTTTGTCTTTCTGCTCTGCTAATGTGATTAATCATTTCTACTGTGATGACCTCCCACTGCTAGCACTTTCTTGCTCTGACACCAGCACCAAACAGATTCTGATCTATGTTTTTGCTGGGTTTGGTTTTATATGCTCCCTTCTCATTGTACTCATCTCTTACATTTTTATCCTCTCTGCCATTCTAAGAATAAGCTCTGCTCAAGGCTGACATAAAGCCTTCTCCACCTGTGTTTCTCACCTGACAGCTGTTACCATCTTCTATGGAACTCTGATCTTTATGTATCTGCAGCCGAGTACTAACCACTCACTGGAGACTGATAAAATTGCTTCCATCTTCTACACACTGGTGATTCCCATGCTGAACCCTTTGATCTACAGTCTGAGAAATAAAGAAGTTAAAGATGCTCTGAAAAGAACAACACAAAGAATTCTGATTGTCCTTTGA
- the LOC143828712 gene encoding olfactory receptor 8U3-like isoform X1 has translation MAAANHTKSTVKEFILFGITDQPNLQVPLFGVFLLIYVITVIGNLGIIILIRTDIHLHTPMYFFLSHLAFVDLCYSSVIAPKMLANFLATKKTISYNACAAQLGCFLTFMITECFLLAVMAYDRYVAICNPLLYQTIMSQRVCIRLVAAPYIYSFGVALFHTIVTFRLSFCSANVINHFYCDDLPLLALSCSDTSTKQILIYAFAGFDMICSLLIVLISYIFILSAILRISSAQGRHKAFSTCVSHLTAVTIFYGTLIFMYLQPSTNHSLETDKIASIFYTLVIPMLNPLIYSLRNKEVKGALKRTTQRILIVL, from the coding sequence ATGGCAGCTGCCAATCACACCAAGAGCACAGTCAAGGAATTCATTCTGTTTGGAATCACTGATCAGCCAAATTTACAGGTTCCTCTCTTTGGAGTATTCCTTCTGATCTATGTTATCACTGTGATAGGAAATCTGGGGATCATTATCTTAATCAGGACTGACATCCATCTTCAcactcccatgtacttcttcctcagcCACTTAGCTTTTGTGGACCTTTGCTACTCTTCTGTCATTGCCCCTAAAATGCTGGCAAACTTTTTAGCAACAAAGAAAACCATTTCGTACAATGCTTGTGCAGCACAGTTGGGCTGCTTCCTAACATTCATGATAACAGAGTGTTTCCTCCTGGCAGTGATGGCCTATGACCGCTATGTGGCCATCTGTAATCCACTACTTTATCAAACTATCATGTCCCAGAGAGTGTGTATCCGACTAGTAGCTGCTCCTTATATATATAGTTTTGGTGTTGCTCTTTTTCATACCATAGTTACATTCCGTTTGTCTTTCTGCTCTGCTAATGTGATTAATCATTTCTACTGTGATGACCTCCCACTGCTAGCACTTTCTTGCTCTGACACCAGCACCAAACAGATTCTGATCTATGCTTTTGCTGGGTTTGACATGATATGCTCCCTTCTCATTGTACTCATCTCTTACATTTTTATCCTCTCTGCCATTCTAAGAATAAGCTCTGCTCAAGGCCGACATAAAGCCTTCTCCACCTGTGTTTCTCACCTGACAGCTGTTACCATCTTCTATGGAACTCTGATCTTTATGTATCTGCAGCCGAGTACTAACCACTCACTGGAGACTGATAAAATTGCTTCCATCTTCTACACACTGGTGATTCCCATGCTGAACCCTTTGATCTACAGTCTGAGAAATAAAGAAGTTAAAGGTGCTCTGAAGAGAACAACACAAAGAATTCTAATTGTCCTTTGA
- the LOC143828712 gene encoding olfactory receptor 8U3-like isoform X2 → MAEDELAFVKEFILFGITDQPNLQVPLFGVFLLIYVITVIGNLGIIILIRTDIHLHTPMYFFLSHLAFVDLCYSSVIAPKMLANFLATKKTISYNACAAQLGCFLTFMITECFLLAVMAYDRYVAICNPLLYQTIMSQRVCIRLVAAPYIYSFGVALFHTIVTFRLSFCSANVINHFYCDDLPLLALSCSDTSTKQILIYAFAGFDMICSLLIVLISYIFILSAILRISSAQGRHKAFSTCVSHLTAVTIFYGTLIFMYLQPSTNHSLETDKIASIFYTLVIPMLNPLIYSLRNKEVKGALKRTTQRILIVL, encoded by the exons ATGGCTGAAGATGAGTTGGCATTTGTTAAA GAATTCATTCTGTTTGGAATCACTGATCAGCCAAATTTACAGGTTCCTCTCTTTGGAGTATTCCTTCTGATCTATGTTATCACTGTGATAGGAAATCTGGGGATCATTATCTTAATCAGGACTGACATCCATCTTCAcactcccatgtacttcttcctcagcCACTTAGCTTTTGTGGACCTTTGCTACTCTTCTGTCATTGCCCCTAAAATGCTGGCAAACTTTTTAGCAACAAAGAAAACCATTTCGTACAATGCTTGTGCAGCACAGTTGGGCTGCTTCCTAACATTCATGATAACAGAGTGTTTCCTCCTGGCAGTGATGGCCTATGACCGCTATGTGGCCATCTGTAATCCACTACTTTATCAAACTATCATGTCCCAGAGAGTGTGTATCCGACTAGTAGCTGCTCCTTATATATATAGTTTTGGTGTTGCTCTTTTTCATACCATAGTTACATTCCGTTTGTCTTTCTGCTCTGCTAATGTGATTAATCATTTCTACTGTGATGACCTCCCACTGCTAGCACTTTCTTGCTCTGACACCAGCACCAAACAGATTCTGATCTATGCTTTTGCTGGGTTTGACATGATATGCTCCCTTCTCATTGTACTCATCTCTTACATTTTTATCCTCTCTGCCATTCTAAGAATAAGCTCTGCTCAAGGCCGACATAAAGCCTTCTCCACCTGTGTTTCTCACCTGACAGCTGTTACCATCTTCTATGGAACTCTGATCTTTATGTATCTGCAGCCGAGTACTAACCACTCACTGGAGACTGATAAAATTGCTTCCATCTTCTACACACTGGTGATTCCCATGCTGAACCCTTTGATCTACAGTCTGAGAAATAAAGAAGTTAAAGGTGCTCTGAAGAGAACAACACAAAGAATTCTAATTGTCCTTTGA